Proteins co-encoded in one Saprospira grandis genomic window:
- a CDS encoding RNA polymerase sigma factor, whose translation MRYSNKSTDKELIQGCRKGDRLAQKHLYEKYYGRMYGIAMRYTKNQEEALDILNTSFLKVFTSLDKYKDSNNLAGWIAKIVFNSAIDHVRRNTKYKQVINYNIERDGAVHNGSLQQLQAEDLYRLIQRLPNASRSVFNLYVVDGYKHKEIAEMLGISVGTSKWHLANARKELRALLEQQKRYEAAR comes from the coding sequence ATGAGATATTCTAACAAAAGTACAGATAAAGAGCTCATCCAAGGCTGCCGCAAAGGCGACCGATTGGCCCAAAAGCATTTGTACGAAAAGTACTACGGACGAATGTATGGCATTGCTATGCGTTATACCAAAAACCAAGAGGAGGCGCTAGATATTCTTAACACCTCCTTTCTCAAGGTGTTTACCTCTTTAGACAAGTACAAAGACAGCAACAACCTTGCGGGTTGGATTGCCAAGATTGTCTTTAATAGTGCTATCGACCACGTTCGCCGAAATACCAAATACAAACAAGTCATTAACTATAATATAGAGAGAGATGGGGCCGTGCATAACGGCAGCTTGCAACAACTGCAGGCCGAGGACCTCTACCGCTTAATTCAGCGCCTCCCCAATGCTAGCCGTAGCGTCTTCAACCTCTATGTAGTAGATGGCTATAAGCACAAGGAAATTGCAGAAATGCTCGGCATTTCGGTAGGGACCTCCAAATGGCATTTGGCCAATGCGCGCAAAGAACTTCGGGCCTTGCTCGAACAACAAAAGCGCTATGAAGCCGCCCGCTAA